One Rissa tridactyla isolate bRisTri1 chromosome 1, bRisTri1.patW.cur.20221130, whole genome shotgun sequence DNA segment encodes these proteins:
- the LOC128904325 gene encoding endonuclease domain-containing 1 protein-like, with the protein MLLLLLLQVSATCLWLGRSEVVTSFQGSCPQFFFRQTPPNQALEPQNPAWICQHYGNQYYFATLYDRTRRIPVYSAYVYNPTSCPRTDPWMIEPQLVGLNYNKSMEKTRTFLKEGNVTLKQLGDSQAILKDYKSLKGLHRGHLNPCGHHNDSSSMNATFTLTNIVPQDENLNIGAWKNYEQQTMKNKTQGCKTTYVVVGAVPGNNYISNGRVNKPSYIWSSACCEVDNNHRKAWAVIAENDKNGVTLLTLGGLENRLTQLYRGNPVSLFDSACPRQ; encoded by the exons atgctgttgctgctgcttctgcaggtcTCGGCGACCTGCCTCTGGCTGGGACGCAGCGAGGTGGTGACATCCTTTCAAGGTTCATGCCCTCAGTTTTTCTTCCGGCAAACCCCCCCAAATCAAGCCCTGGAACCACAGAACCCAGCCTGGATCTGCCAGCATTACGGGAACCAGTATTACTTTGCCACCCTGTACGACAGGACCCGGCGTATTCCCGTATACTCCGCTTACGTCTACAATCCCACATCTTGTCCGAGAACTGACCCATGGATGATTGAGCCCCAG CTGGTGGGTCTAAATTATAACAAAAGTATGGAAAAAACAAGGACCTTCTTAAAAGAAGGCAACGTTACCTTAAAGCAACTCGGCGACAGCCAAGCTATCCTCAAAGACTACAAGAGCCTGAAGGGTTTGCACCGTGGCCATTTGAACCCCTGTGGACATCACAACGACTCCAGCAGCATGAACGCTACCTTCACCCTCACCAACATAGTCCCCCAGGATGAGAATCTCAACATTGGTGCCTGGAAAAACTATGAGCAGCAAACGATGAAGAATAAGACCCAGGGGTGTAAGACCACCTACGTCGTCGTGGGCGCCGTGCCTGGGAACAACTATATCTCCAATGGGAGGGTTAATAAACCCAGCTACATCTGGTCGAGTGCCTGCTGCGAGGTGGACAACAACCACAGGAAGGCTTGGGCAGTCATTGCTGAGAACGACAAGAATGGGGTCACGCTCCTCACGCTGGGGGGGCTGGAGAACAGGTTGACCCAACTCTACAGGGGGAACCCGGTTTCTCTGTTTGACAGCGCCTGTCCCCGGCAATAA